TTGGGGTGATAGCAGGGCGTGAGGAACTTGACCGTGGGCGCATTGTAAGGGTAGCCACTGGGGAACTCCAGGGAGAGTTTATACCTCAGGTCCTCGTATACCTGGCATCAGAGAAACAGGTGGGGAGTACACCTCCCACCCTGAGCCTCACAGCCCGACCCAAGCCCCAGAAAGGGGCTTGCTAGGACCTTTGAGTTTATCTGGGACTTGACAAAAGACAAAGTGTTGCAATGGCTCTGGTTCTTTCTCGCATATCTGGCAGGGACATCAGTGATCCTTGTCCTACAGATAAGGGGCGTAAACTGGCATCCTGAGGGCTACCACAGCTGTGCTTTAGTCAGTTATAACATTAGATACTAACACGTAAAAACCAGGATGTTTTAGACATATatccagatttttttattttttaaaagattttatttttacgtaatcgctatacccaacgtgggtgtagacacaaccccaagatcgagagtcacacgttacactgactgagccagccaggcactcgtGGATTCTGACTAATCGTAAACCAGACGtggagcagggcgcctgggtggctcagtcagttaagcgtctgactttggctcaggtcatgaacttgcggtttgtgagtttgagccctgcactgggctctgtgctgacagctcagggcctggagcctgcttcggattcagcgtctccccctctctctgcccctaacccattcgcattctgtctctgtctctctcaaaagtaaataaacattaaaaaacattaaaaataaaataccccaaAACCCACCAACCAAAACCCAGACGTGCAGCAATGGCAAGCTGCCATCTTGGGACTTACTTGAGCCCTTTCACAGGCCAAAGTCCTCGTGTaccctccattttcctttttgtctggCCCCCTGTAGGCACTTAAGATGGAAAGCCCTGCTTTAAACCCAACCTCTTACTgtacagagggagagacaaggcCATAGGCTCAGAGCGCAAGAACACAACAGGGGAACGTCCTGCCAGGCTGAAGACTTGAAGCTGACCTGCACTTGGATTTCTCCTCCTACCTCTCCCCAGACCCAGCCACGTCACACTCACCGACCTCAACCCTGCACTTACTGTGCCAGCTGCTCCATGGATGGTCCCCACCCATTTGAAAAGGTTGTCGGATTCAGGGAAGGCAGAAATTCCTTTGTCACCAGACATCTGGGGGAAGAAACAACACCTGCTGGGCTGCAGACTACACTTTTAGGGGTCAGTGGGTGAACTTCCTCTGAAGCGCATCACATTTTGATCCAAAATAAAGCAACCAGACCAAATTGACAGGCTTTTCTGGGGAAGTGATTCAGTTCTTGGGGGCTGAACCTTCCCCTTTGGGGAGGGGTACTGGGTATGTCAAGGAGAGAGGGGTTATGCAGAGAAGCAGAAGGGAGCTCTGTACCTCCAATCTTGTTGGATGCTGGGAATTCAACTGAGCATGCGAGTGAGTGCTGGTTACACACAAAGCCTCCAGATCATTCACAGACTAGGTAGATCTACATAGGGGCACTGAAGGATTTGAGTTGATATTCAGGGTTAATGCAGACAAGGTCATTTGGGAAGAAGCATTTCAAAGTATGACAGGATTAAGAATATTAAGGGTGGAGAGCAGGGTATGGGTAAATCTCCAGGCAAGGAAGTAGGACCAGGCAGGATAGAGGGAAAGCCTTGTATGGTTTCAGGGAACTGTATTTTAGAGAGAACTtcatggtgggggtgggatgtGGAGTAGACACTGCTGGAAGGAAAGGTGTAGGTGGGGTATATTAACTTCTTCCCAGAAGGGCGCAAACTGGACTCATGTTTTAATCCCCTGCACTATGTCTAGCAAAGAACCTGATGTAGGAAAGTCGCTGATTAGCGGAGGTGagtgggaggtggagggtggaAGAACTGGTTGGGGGTCTGGGCAGGTAGTCACTCACCATAAGGGTCATCAGCTCCTGCTGTAGCCTGCAAAATGAGTGCTGGGAGTCATCTGGGAGTCTGGAGGAGCCAGGGCTCCAGGCGGtgcttctccccccaccccaatctctCTGGAGGAGCTGTCATGGACGGTTCCCCTACCCCGAGGTCAGACTTCAGCGGGGGCACACACTCATTTCCACTTCCATAGGAGGGTCCCAGTGAGTCCTCACCCTTCCTAATTCCAGGCTCCCGCAGGGCGGTCTGGCTTGTTCTTCACTCCCTCAGCTTCTCTGACGTCTCTCCCCGTGCCGGGTCCCAATTTCTACCCACTTCCGTCCCcactctccccccgccccccgccaagtCCCCGAAGGTCCCAGTCACACTTTCATCTTGGCTTACCCGCGGAGGATCCTGGCAGCCTGCCTCCCCCTTCCGTCCTCCTTCGGGAGGCCCTCCCAGGGCGGCCCGAGCTCCCGGCGTGCCCTCCTGTCCCCGTATCTGCCCGCtcaaggaggaggtgggggcccGGAAGTCCGAGGTCTCGACCCCAAGGCCCAGGGCGTGCTGGGCACGGCCAGTGTTACCTCCACACCGCTCACCTCTTGCCCACGGGGCCCCGGGCAGCGCCCCCGCTGGGCTCGGCTCCTTTGCGGGCGGCGGCGACGCTGGCGGCGGCTGGGTCGCGGTTCTGGGAAGCCATCCGGGCGGCGCGGGCAGATAGACAGGAACTCGGAGAGCACAACTGCAACTGCAGGGCTGGGGGCCCGCCCGCCCGCGTTTGAATTGTAACCCTCCGGCGGCACCAGCCAATCAGCGGCTCGCTTGGGTTTGATCCAGCCAATGAGGAGCGCCAGAGCACTCTGTAACTGCGCAACTGCTAGACCCACCCTCCAGCGTACCACTATTGGGCGGCAGGAACAGACTTCTGATCGACGATTGGTAGAAGAGACCGCCATTAATTAACGGATCTGCAGCGGATTGGTGGCCTTTGGAAAACGCCGACCATTAAAGGGCCAAGAAAAAGTCCACGTGGGATGATGAACCCTTCCAGGACAAACGCCGGGATGCGGGGGAACGTCCGGCGCGCTCAGCCAGGATCCCTACGCCCAGGGGAAGGGAGCGTCCGGGTCTCGTCGACATTGGTACTTCTTCCCTCAACCCGGAAACCCCTGCTCCTCCATCCGTTATAATGTCCCGGGCACCTCTGTAGGGACCTCTGAAAACTCATGCGAGGGGAATGATGGCCAGGAGACTCTTAGAAACGTGCTCATAACGCTGCTCTCCAACCGTCCTCTGGGACCTCGGACACAACATTTCGTATCTTAACCTGTAAAACGAGGGGGTAATGAAAGCCTCTCCTCATTTTCTGGTCTGTCATCAACCCCTATGGTGCCAGCCATCACATTCTGGCACTTCGTCTATACCTTAGGGGATGAAGAAATGAGAGACAGGGAAGGTTAACAAAGCACATGATGTCCCCAGCCTCGTCTCATAAAGCAGATAATGCTTGGGGCAGACTTCACTGGGTCTGACCTGGAATGGGGGAGGGTAGCTGGTCATCTTTTCCTGTGCCCCCTTCTTCTAGAGCCCTTGGTAATCCGTCCATCTCTACAATGCAGACCACACAGCAAGCTCACTATGTTTATTACAAACTGTTTAATTGCTTCTTAACCCGGTAACTTTACAAATATAGAACCACGTGCCATTCTGGGGGTGCTCTGTAATGAGTCACTACAGACTAGCCCAGGCACAGTTTAATGCCGCTGAGATCCATCCAGGAGCAGTCCCGGCAGTGGCCTCAGCCATGTGGGGGAGGGCCTTGGGAGGAGGGCTGCCAAGTGTGGCCAGGGGACCTGGCTTCAGGTCTGAGGAGGTGCTTCAACAGCACGATGCTCATTCTCTGTCCGTAGTGTCTCCATGTACTTTCGCATCTTCTCAACCATCCAGGAGGGTAGCACAAAGGATTTCAGCTCCTCCAATTTTAGGTCCAGGCATCCTCTGGAACAGACATTGAGGAGAGTTGAAGCAAGGGAGGGTATGGGCCCAGGCTCACCCCAAGGGGCTACTGtgatgggaggggagaggcaggggacagaTGACTGGTTTTACCTGTAGTCATCACTGGCAGCGAGGTCCCGGATGTCCTCCTCAATGAGGAGGTAGGCCTGAGGCAGGAGCAAAGGAGAGTGGTCACTGCCTTTGATTCAATTCAACTCAACAACACTTGATTAAACATGTGCTTAATGTCAGggctggaagggagaggggcatGATTTACAATTTAGGAggagagcgtgagtagggagaGACTGGGGAACAGAACCCTGAGACCACCTTTCACACATACAGAAACTTTATGGGTTAGGGAGTGGGACTGGTGACTTATTTATGGCCCTTTCCTCTTAAAAAAGGCCTCTGAGGTAGCTTAAAATGAAATGGCAAGAGAGCTAGCAAAACACATATGGAAACAGGAAATCAGGAGGAGGAAGCCATATGTTAACTCTAAGAACGAAGATAATCTGGTTTTGAACTTCATGGCAAAAGGGAAAACATGAGAAGCTGCACACACTGCTGTGGTCCTGGGGCCTACGGAACAGCTTTGGCACAATGCCACGGTCTGCAGTGGGAGAGCCCTCTCATGAGCTTACCATACAGGGGATGTCATCCATCACATGAGAAAGTCTTCTGTGAGAGACAGTTCTTTCTGCTCTTATGGTCAGGATTGTGTGTCCCCTGAGGAATCTGTTTTCACCTTATGAGCACTGTGAACTATCTAACAGATGAGGTGTCCTTGAGAAGGTTCTAGAGCTAAATTTGTGATGACCCATGGAAGTGTGCTGGTTTATCAagtcagcaattaaaaaaaattaaaaaaagtcagcTGCTAGTCttgcagcgcctgggtggctcagttggttgaacatccgactccggctcaggtcatgatctcatggttcgtgagctcgagctcAGCATCAGGCTTacttctcagtgcagagcctgctttggatcctctgtccccctctctctgcccctctcctgctcatgctttctctctcaaaaataaaaattaaaaaagaaataaagctcgTCTTGCTTATAGCTTAACTTTAGatcctgtctttcctttttcccatctatttcttatttatgttaTGTTGCGTTTTATGTATCAGTGCTAAGCTCCCTgacatcttctttttaaaaaaaaaaatttttttttaaacatttatttatttttgagacagagagagacagagcatgaac
This sequence is a window from Lynx canadensis isolate LIC74 chromosome A3, mLynCan4.pri.v2, whole genome shotgun sequence. Protein-coding genes within it:
- the UBE2C gene encoding ubiquitin-conjugating enzyme E2 C isoform X1 — its product is MASQNRDPAAASVAAARKGAEPSGGAARGPVGKRLQQELMTLMMSGDKGISAFPESDNLFKWVGTIHGAAGTVYEDLRYKLSLEFPSGYPYNAPTVKFLTPCYHPNVDTQGNICLDILKDKWSALYDVRTILLSIQSLLGEPNIDSPLNTHAAELWKNPTAFKKYLQETYSKQVSSQEP